TGAAAGCAGTCATCCTTGCAGCAGGTATCGGCAGTAGGCTCAGCAGACCTTTTCCGAAATCTCTTTCGGTATTGCCCTACGGGGAAACCATCCTCGGTCGACAGGTCAGGATTCTTAAGGATCTTGGGGTAAAGGAAATAATCATTGTCGTAGGCTTTAAAATGACCCTGATTATGGAAAACTTCCCCGAAGTATACTATAGGTACAATCCCAACTACTACATCACCAACACGTCCAAAAGTCTCCTATGTGCTATTGAAGATCTTGATGACGACGTCCTGTGGATGAACGGCGATGTTGTTTTTGATAAAGCTATTATTCGCGAAATTTTAGAAATTAAAGATGAAAATTTTGTCTGCGTTGACTGCAAATCCTGCGGTGAAGAAGAAGTCAAATATACTCGCGACGCAGACGGTTATATCAATGAAATTTCCAAACTAGTCAAAAATGCGGAAGGGGAAGCTGTCGGAATCAATATGATCCGCAAAAAAGACCTCAAAACATATGCGGATGCACTGCGCAAGTGCGAAGAGCAGGACTATTTTGAAAAAGGTATTGAAATAATTATCCATGACGGAATCAAAATTAAGCCTGTGGATATCTCAGACCACAAATGTATAGAAGTAGATTTTGAAGAAGACTGGATTTCAGCTCAAGAAAACTTCCAGACACGCGATAACAAATAACTTTAAGCATCGGACAATTTAACATGCAGATAGCAATCATCCCTGCTCGCGGCGGGAGCAAACGTATTCCTAAAAAATCAATCCGCCCTTTTCTGGGAAAACCTCTCATTGCCTATGCCATTGAAGCCGCCCGCAAGAGCGGCTTTTTTGATCACATCATAGTGAGTACTGACAGCGAAGAATTTGCTGAAGTAGCGATAGAAAACGGAGCAGAAGCTCCGTTTTTACGTCCAGCAAAGCTTGCTGACGATTTTGCCGCGACTGCTCCGGTAATAGAGCACGCGCTGGGCTGGGTAAAAGAAAACCTAGGTGAACCGGATAGATTCTGTCAATTTTATGCCAACCCTTTTGTAACCGCTGAAAATATAACCGGCGGTTACAAGCTGCTCCGTGAAAAAAAGGCAAACTGCGTTCTTGGAGTAACAGAATTCGCATACCCCATACTTCGCTCTTTCAAAATTAATGATCAGGGCGGCGTGGAATATGCTTTCCCGGAATATGCCTCAAGCAGGTCACAGGATTTACCTACATTTTTCCATGATGCGGCCCAGTTTTACTGGCATGAACTGACAGACATTCCTGAAGACCGTAAAGCCGGATTAAATCTGCCGTACTTCCTACCGCGCCACATGGCCGTGGATATTGATACAAAGGAAGATTGGGAAATTGCCGAGCGGTTATATAAGGCTTTTGTTCTTAATGCGTAAGCCAGTTAAAATTGCATTCTTTTGCGAAGGGACCCCTGAAAGGGGGTTTGGGCATGTCGGAAGATGTTTAGCACTTAGCGCAGCATTCAGAGAGGATCATGGTAGTAACTGTCTGTTTGTGTTTAAGGGCAGTGAATCCGCCCGTAGTAAAATCTGTGAAGCGGCTTTTGAAGTCGTAGAAATCTCAGATTTCGAATCGTATGTGTTTTCAGACGAAGATGCCGTTGTTCTGGACCTGCTCATTCCTCTGGCAGATGACTTCTTCGCAAATGCAAAATCTAGAAATGTGCTCATATGTACTATCGACGATCCCACACCAAACCGTTTAAAAAGTGAATTGGCTTTTTACCCACCTGTCCCGCAAGTCCGCGATCTGAGCTGGAAAAATTTCTCTGGAGATCTTTTTTGCGGTTGGGACTACATTCCTCTCCGCAAGGAATTTTCTAAAATCACAAATCTGCCCCCAATAATTTCAGACAAGGAAAAATCTTCCATACCTGAGCTGCTTATAACAGCAGGAGGAAGTGATCCGGCTGAACTGACTTTAAAAATTTTACACGTCTTAACTTCCCTTAACGAGCCGTGGCATGCAAAAATAGTCATTGGCCCTATGTTCAAAAATCTGGACAAAATCAAAGGGATAGCGGTAGAGCTTGGAGACAGGATTAAACTTGTGGGCAATGTTGAATCCATGTCCCGACTAATGAGTCAAAGCGACTTAGCTATAGCTTCATTCGGCATGACGGCTTATGAGCTGGTAGCCTGCAGAACACCGCAGTTGTTGCTCTGCCTGACGGATGATCACGCCAGCTCGGCATCAGCCTTGCATGACACCGGAGCAGCAATCTCTCTCGGCAGATATGATCTTGTTACAAAGCAAAAGCTTACAGAGACCTTGCTTAAATTTATTTCTGATAGAAATTTACGGGCAAAAATGGTTGCGAGTGCCGAAAGACTTAATATTGGGCGCGGAGCCGCTAATATTGCCGAGATCATAATCAAACGACTTAAGTCCAAAAGAATTGGTGATATAAAGTGAGTGATAAAAAGAACTGGAACGACCACGAAGGAACTGTCCTGCACAGCGTGGACGGTTTTGACGTAATAGACTGCAAATTATGCGGTTTCAAACACATCATTCCTATCCCTAGTGAGGATGAACTTCGTAAGATTTACAAGCATGATTACCACGTAAAAGACAAGCCGTTGATGCTTGAGCATCAGCTTGAAGACCGAGAGTGGCTGGACTCTATCAATGATGCACGGCTTGAAACTCTGGAAAAAATTTTAGGCAGAGCAGGTAGTTTTTTAGACATAGGTTCCGGCAACGGATTCCTGCTCAGTCAGGCAAAAAATCGTGGATGGACAGTTAAAGGAATTGAACCTTCCGACAAAGCCGCAGAGTATTCATACTCACAAGGACTTGACGTTGATTGCGCCGTTTTTGATCAAGAATGTGCAAACCGTTTAGAGAAATTCGATGTGGTTCACCTTGGCGATGTGATGGAACATGTTCCGTCTCCAAGCGCAATACTTAACCTTTGCAATCATGTTCTGCGATCTGGCGGACTCATAGCTATCGGAGTTCCGAATGAATACACTCCAGTTCAAAAAATTTTAAACGAAGATATGGATGTACGCCCTTGGTGGATAGCTCCTCCGCATCATCTCAATTACTTTGATAAAGAGTCGCTTGAAGGATTGCTCTCACGCCACGGCTTTACTCCATGCCATAGTGAAGTGTCGTTTCCAATGGAACTATTCCTGCTTATGGGTAAAAATTACTTAGACGACCCTAAGCTGGGACGAGACTTCCACGCCATGCGCAAACAACTTGAGCTGAATCTGACTAAAAGCGGCAATAGAGCTTTTCTGGATAAACTTTACGGGTGTTTTGCTGAAGCTGGAATAGGACGAACCATGCTTGTTATTGCACAAAAGAATTTCGAACAGGAATAAAATTAAATGAATAGATTAGAAAATAAAATAGCTCTGGTCACAGGCGGCGGACGTGGAATAGGCAAGGCTATCAGCGCCAAACTTGCTGAAAACGGCGCAGAAGTAATTCTCACATGGGTATCAGATAGCAAAAGTGCAGATGAAACCGTCAGCGCAATCATTAAAAACGGCGGCAAGGGACGTGCGCTCCAGCTTGAAGTCAGTGACGAATCTTCTGTTAACGCAGTTGTCGCTGATATATCTGAAAAAGAAGGACGGCTGGATATTCTGGTAAATAATGCCGGAATTAATAACCCGACTGATTTTGATAAAATCACCTCTGAGGACTGGGATAGAATTTTAAATGTAAACCTCAAAGGACCGTTCCTTTGTACACAGCGCTGCCTTGAACTGCTCAAAAAAAGTAAAGCCGGAAGTATAATAAACATCGGATCAGTCAGCGGTCAGTACGGCGGACCTAGAACTGCCCACTACGCGGCAAGCAAAGCCGGACTCATCTCACTTGGGCAGGTCGCAGCCAGATTCGGAGCCGAGTGGAACATCCGCTGCAATACAATCGCCGCAGGTCTCATTGCTTCTGAAATGGCTAAAGCAGGGCTTAAAGATCCTGCTGTTCAAAAAGCGGCTGAAAGTGTGATCATGAAAAGATTCGGCGCAACATCAGAAGTTGCAGACACAGTTGTATATCTGGCTTCAGATGACTCTTCATACATTACAGCTCAGACAATCAGCGTCAACGGCGGCCTTTATTTTTAATGATTGCGGTTTAAAGGAGAAACAATGAACACGTCTAAATATGATGAACTTGAAAAATTTGCTGCAAAACTCAGAAAATCCATCATCATAATGAATTGCCATGCAGGCTCAGGTCATCCGGGCGGTTCACTTTCCTGTGTGGAAATCATCAGCTGGCTTTATTGCAACGAAATGAACTACTGCACAGAAAATATGAATGACCCGGGCCGTGACAGATTTATACTGTCTAAAGGACACTCCTGCCTTTCTCTTTACGCCGCTCTTGCTGAAAAAGGTTTCTTTTCAAAAGAAGAATTTAAAACTCTGCGCCATGCCGGAGGGATGCTGCAAGGTCACCCTGACCGCTTGAAAACCCCCGGGGTTGAATTCAACTCAGGTTCGCTTGGGCAGGGATTCTCTTTTGCTCTCGGGTGCGCTCTTGGAGCCAAAAGAGCAGGAAGAAAAAGCCGTATATATGCTCTGCTCGGAGACGGCGAACTCAATGAAGGTCAAATATGGGAAGGATGCATGTTCGCAGCTCACCACAATCTCGACAACATGGTTGCTATTGTTGATTACAACAAACTTCAAAGTGACGACCTTAACACCAAGATTACTGCTATCGAGCCGTTAAACGACAAATTCAAAGCCTTCGGCTGGCATGTAATCGAAATTGACGGTCACGATTTCCGCGAAATTTCAAATGCATTCACAAGAGCAAGAGCTATGGCCGGAAAACCGACCATGATCATCGCCCATACCGTTAAAGGAAAAGGGGTTTCATACATGGAAAATGTGCCAAAATGGCACGGCAGCCTCTGCCCGACCGGAAAAGAAAGAGAATGCGCAATGCGTGAATGCGGCTGCGAGGAGTTAATATAATGGAAAATATGAGAGATGCTTTCGGCAAGGTGCTGACAGAACTTGCAGGAGTGCGGGATGATTTTGTAGTTCTTGACGCAGACGTTGCCGGGGGAACCGGAACATACCATTTTCGCGAGGCATATCCAGACAGATTTATCCAATGCGGAATTGCTGAACAGAATATGTTTTCAATGGCAGCAGGTCTTGCCGAATCAGGAATTATCCCCATTGTTACCTGCTACGCAGTGTTTGCATCTATGCGTGCACTGGAACAAGCCAGAAACTCTATCGCCTATCCTGAATTCAATGTAAAAATTGCTGCAAGTCACCTCGGGCTGGACGTAGGCCCTGACGGAGCAACTCATCAGGCTCTTGAAGATATCGCCATATATCGCAGTATTCCTAAAATGAGTGTTGTATCCCCTGCCGATCCGGTAGAACTGAGAGCAGTTATGCCTTATCTGCTAGACACTACAGGGCCGCTATACCTTCGGACAGGACGCAGTCCGTTGCCTAATGTTTTTGACGAAAACACAATTTTTGAACACGGCAAAGCTCAAGTTTTACGCGAAGGCAGTGATGCAACCATTATGGCAGTCGGAGTCATGGTACACCGCGCCATGAAAGCCGCTGAAACCCTCGCAAAAGAAGGCATATCCTGCCGCGTACTGAACATGTCTTGGCTTAAACCCATGGACGAAGCGGCTGTCACTAAAGCTGCAATAGAAACAGGCGCAATAGTAACTTGTGAAGATCATAATAAATACGGCGGACTCGGCGGCGCTGTAATGGAAATAGTTTGCGAAAACGCTCCTGTTCCTGTTGAACGCGTAGCTGTGGATGACATTTTCGGAGCATCCGGTGAACCGGAAGATCTGGCTAAAGCATATGGGCTTATGCCTGAAGATATTGTTAAGGCTGTGCGTAAGGTAATTAAACGTAAAGCATAAAAATGAAAAAAAAGCGTTTACTCATCATAGGAACAGCTCAGCAGGCATACATACAGGACTACCTTGCAAAAGTAGACCTCATCACCACAGACGTCCATCTTCTGGTTCCTGAGCGTGACAGAGGAGCATACGGACCGCAAAAGGTCAGTTACTTCAGCGGCATCTTTCACCCGCTGTTTCTGCCGCTGCTTAAAGTAATGCTTACCTTCAGACCTGATGAAGCTGTTGTAGTTTGCGGCATGACCTATGATCACGATAACGTAGTTAAGGCGGTCAGCTTTTATTCATCTTTTAAAAAGTTAGAAGTCAAATTTTCTGTGAGAAATAACGAAGAACTTGCAGGAAAAGAACTTCACCCTTCCGCACCGAAAGAAATACTTAAATGGATAGGATTAGGGACTATTGCGCTGTTAATCAGAGTAATTTCCCCGTTCAAAAAAATCAGAGTTGGTGAAATTTATTCTGTGAGACTTGGTCATCTGGCAATGGACAGTGAAATTTATCTCTCTGAAGTTGACGCAGGATATCATGATAATTGTTATGACCTCTTTTGTTTTAAAGACAATAAAGTAGCAAACAGGACTCTTGCAAATCTTTTTTGTAAGCAAATGAAAGTACACAGGTTAAATTTATATCTTCTTGACGCAATTCGAAGATTTAACCTTCACGCGAAACATGAAATAGCAATGAACACCCACATCGTTGCATCCGGCAGAGATGCTGATTGCGTAATGCAACTGACAGATAATCATATCGCCTTTTCTCCAAAACAGGAAAAGGCAGGAATTGAAAATCTTAGAGATCTAGGACTTCCTCCGAAAAAAGAACATGTTTGCATTTTTGGAAGGGACTCAGTTTTCCTCAGTGGTTCTGACCCCAAAAAGAGCGATGCTGACATGCAGGAAGTCCGCGATATGCACATAAGGACTTTCAAACCCAGCGTAGAAGAACTACTACGCATGGATTATAATGTTATACGCATGGGCAGTGCGGTCAAAGAACCTCTTGAAATCAGTCATCCCAATTTTCTGGATTATGCAACAAGCGGCAAGCGAACAGACTTCATGGATGTTTACCTCTCGGCTAAATGTAAATTTTTCGTAGGTGTTCAGAGCGGGCTGATGCATATCCCCATGATTTTCCGTGTGCCTTGCCTGAGCGTGAATGTAGTACGCCTTGAAATAATCCTTTTTTGTTCACCTGAAGATTTGGCTATTTTTAAATTGCTGTGGTCAAAAACAGAAAAAAGAATTTTAAAAGTCCCCGAAATTATTGAATCAGGGATGAGCCGTTGGCGAGTAGAAAAATTTGCAAACTCAGACATTGAAGTTATTGACAATACCGAAGACGAAATACTCGAAGCTGTAAAAGAGATGCATGAACGAGTAAACGGAACATGGCAAATTTCAAAAGAAGATTTGGAACTACAAAAAAAATTTCATTCACAATTCAAACCTTCTTATCTAAACAGTAAATTTGTCACTCCGATAAGTTCATACTTTCTGCGTAAACACGAAAAGGAATTATTCTAACAATGCACACAGGCAAAACTATTACGCCCATAATTCTCATACAGGCAGCATCCCGGGCATGGAGCGGAGCTCCTGACTGGTGCATGAACGAAACTAACGGTCGTCCTGTTGTAGCTTTGACAATGGAAAGTGCACTTAATCAGTTCCCTGATGCCGACATACGCATAGTTGCGCCCGCCTTTGACAAAGGAGGACGACTTAATGACCTGCCTGCAATATTTCCAAATAAAAAAATTAGTGTCTATTATGGTTTTGATGAAAGTCCGCTTGATAGGATGATTGCAGCGCTTGATGACACTTCAGATGAGGCCCTAATTATACGAGTAGACGGGCTACACTTTGGCTGGCTGCCTGAACATGCTGTTGATATGCTGAGAATAGCAGCGCAGGACAAACTCGACTGCGTAAAAATGCCGGATGATTTTCCCATCCAGCTGACCTCTGACATATACAGATTAAGCAGTTTGAAGAAAGCTTCAACCATGCTTTCAAAGCTGGATGACTCCGGTATTTATAAAGTACATCCCAAATTTTTCATGATCAAAAACACAGCGAAATTCAAATGTGCACGTTATTTAGATCATCCCCCTGTCAGCGATGAATGGCTCAGCAGATGCAGAGAAATAGCTCATGATGTATACATCGAAGGCCGGATGGCTGTCAGTAAAAAGGGTATTAAGGCTGGAGACCAGTTAACTTTCCATTATGAACTTGCCCTTGAGTATATTACGCCTGAAACTGTTATGCTGGACTGTGCATGCGGCCCCGGATACGGCGCGCGAATGCTGGCAGACAAAGCAACATCTGTCATCGCAGCAGATATTGATGAAGATACAATTTTAAAAGCAACGGCTATTAATAAACGGGACAACCTTACATTTCAAACTGCTGATGCAACAAATCTTGAGTTCGCGGACAACACTTTCGACGCAGTTACAAGTTTTGAAACTGTCGAGCATGTTGATCCTGCCCCGTATTTTAAGGAAATGCATCGGGTTCTACGAGCCGGAGGACTCCTTATTTTGAGTACCCCGCAAAACAGCCGCGGGCACATTCCTGTTAACAGCCAGCACTTACGCGAATTTTCCATTGAAGAGATTACAGCGCTGGCTTCCGCGTATTTTACAGTGCAACAGGTAATCGGTATTAAACAGGGCAGGGTTATTTTTCCTGATGATCCTAAAGGTCAAAACACTTTTATGGTCTGCAAAAAACCGGAATAAAAAACATGAAAAAAGTTTTAATTATGATCGGAGCCGGTATTGAAACAATTCCGGCTATAACCAAAGCAAAGGAAATGGGAATCCACGTTGTTGCAACCGACCTGAACCCCGATGCTCCCGGTTTTGCTCATGCTGATGAAGCAGTTATCGGTTGTGTATATACTCCTGAAAAAACAGTTGCTGCTCTAAAGAAATGGGCCGAAAAAGGAGTGAAACCTAACGGAGTAATGTGCGTTGCGGTTGATGCTCCTCACACTGTAGCGGCCGTTGCGAAAATGTTCGGACTACGCGCTGTAAGCACAGAAACAGCTGCGCTGGCAACAGACAAACTTGCAATGAAAGATTGCTTCAAAGCCAAAGGGATTCCTATCCCATGGTATAGTCAAATTTCAAGCGGGTCCGAACTGAAAGAAATATTTTTAGAACGTCAGGAAACACTCGTAATAAAACCTGTAGACAGTAGAGGTGCCCGCGGCGTTTTGCAGCTGGAATATAATTTAGAAAACATGCCGGACTACGATTGGGCTTTTAATTACTCTCAAAACGAATCTCCGACGAATAGAGTTATGGTAGAGAGTTATCTCGACGGTCCGCAAGTCAGCACCGAAGGTTTCGTGGTAGGTGGAAAGAGCTACACTCCAGGATTCTCAGATCGGAATTATGAATTTCTAGATAAATTTGCACCGCATATAATTGAAAACGGAGGACAACTCCCCTCCTTTCTACCGTACGACATTCAAATGGCTGTCAAAGACCTTTCCGGTAAAGCGGCTATTGCTCTCGGTATTAGCCATGGAGTTGCCAAAGGCGACATGGTCGTTCACAACGGCAAACCTTATGTAATCGAAATGGCTGCAAGACTTTCAGGCGGATATTTTTGCTCACACGAAATACCGTGGAACACCGGAGTGGATTTTGTAGGCATAGCAATCAGGCTGGCAATAGGTGAAACACCGAACCCGGAAGAAATGATCCCGTTCTACCAGAAAGGAGTAGCTCAAAGATACCTGTTCCCAAGCGAAGGAATTGTTACAGCCATTGACGGAGTGGATGAAGCTCAAGAAATTGAAGGTATCGAAATGGTTGAGATCAGAACTGAGGTCGGAGCGGTTATCCCTCCCACAACTAACCATCCTGCTCGGGCCGGAGTCATAATCGGTGTTGCAAATACTCGCGAAGAAGCTGTTTCAGCTGTAGAAAAAGCCGTCAACTGCATCAAAATTACTACTGAAAAAAGCTGAAATGAAACTGTTTGCAATATTCCACCTCAACCTGATGTTTTCCTCCATTCCTGAATGTCACAGGCATGAAGTAATCAAGCGGTGCTATTGGCCGTTGCTCAGTCTTATCGAAAAACACGGGTTTCCTTTAGGAATTGAAGCATCCGCAATCACCCTTGAAATAATACAAGATATAGACCCTGCGTGGATCAAAAAATTTCACGACCTGCTTCACTTAGGACAATGTGAATTCATAGGAAGCGGCTACGGTCAGATAATCGGACCTCTTGTGCCCTCTTCCGTAAACAAAGCTAATTTACGCATCGGCAATAAGATTTATAAAGAGATTCTGGGAATTACCCCGAAAATAGCACTGATAAACGAACAAGCTTGGTCAGCTGGCCTTGTCACCCATTATCTGGAAGCCGGATACAAAGGCGTGTTCATGGACTACGATAATCCCGCACGCTTTGCAGAAAATTGGAGCGAGGAAATACAGCATTTCCCACAGCTCGCCATGGGAATAGAGGGCGAATCCATTCCTGTCATCTGGAGCAGATCAATGGTCTTCCAGAAGTTGCAACGATTTGTGCACGGCGAATTAGAATTACCGGAATATCTAAAGTACATCGAAAATATGAATACAGGTGACGGTTGGCTGCCGGTTTATGGTAATGATGCAGAAATTTTCGATTTCAGACCCGGAAGATATAAAACAGAAGCAAATCAACCGGCAGAAAGTGAATGGTCCATTATGCTGACAGCGTTCAATACGCTGCGAGATCGCGGACATAAATTTTATTTGCCTTCAAAAGTTCTGGCAGATCTTAACCGCCCTGAAGCATGCAAAAAATTATATTTAAGTTCAGCAGAACAGCCCGTACCGGTAAAAAAACAACGTAAATACAACCTAACCCGCTGGGCTGTAAGCGGTAGAAACGACTTCTTCATGAATTCTCTTTGCCGCGCGATTGCTGCAGAACTAGAAAATTTCAATCAAGATGATCGATCTTTAGAAGAGAAATGGAAGGAACTCTGCTTTTGCTGGTCCAGCGATTTTCGCACCCACATTACTCAAGAAAGATTTGCAACGGCTACAAGCCGTTTAAATAATCTAGCTAAGTCTATAGGTGCAGAGATTAGAGAACCACTGCTTAGAATTCAAGGAGAACTATCAAACCATAAGGGGCGACTCCTCCATATAAAGACACCACTTTCTGCTGTGACCCTTAATACCGCAAAGGGACTGGCAATACATGAAGCGGCCTTTGCTGACCATGACATGATTCCATCCTTCGGAACGCTCGAACACGGTTATTTCAAAAGTATTGATCTGGGGGCTGACTTTTTCTCAGGTCATTTGATTATGGAAGGAACCGGAAGTCCTAAGGAAACGGATCTTTATAAAGTCTCTCCGTATTTATTTGAAACAGAAGAATATACAAAAATTTCCTGTGCCATGGAGATACATCAGGGCCGTCTAAGCAAAGCAGTCACAATTTATAAAGATAAACAACAGATAGATATACTTTATAAATTTGAATTAAACTCGCCTCCGCAAGGTTTATTGAGGCTTGGACATGTAACACTGATGACCGGACAAATGAAGACTGATGAACTTTTTTATGAAACATCAAATGGCGGTAATCGAGAATTTTTTTCTTTAAAAGACAAATCCTTTGACCATAGCAATAATGTATCTTTTTTGGTATCTTCCTCACAAGCAACGGGTATAACTGACTCAATCTTTGCTATAGGTGATAAAAAAAGAGCTCTTGCTGTGGCCCCTGTTATTAAGGATCATGCATTTATTGCAATGGTTACATCCCTTAAGGCAGAGCCGTCTCCATTTGTGCGAGTTTCTTTTTCCATGCAGGAAATGGATGAGACATGCAGTCAAGATGCATGCAATAATAAGAAATATTTTTTTTCTACGGGATTCAGCATTAAACCATATTCAAAGGTGGGCAGAGCATAAATGTTTAACGATAAATCAATTTTAATTACTGGCGGAACAGGCTCCTTCGGTCAGAAATTTGTTCAGACCGTCCTTAATAGGTATCACCCCAAAAGACTTGTCATTTTCAGTCGGGATGAGCTCAAGCAACATGAGATG
The Desulfovibrio gilichinskyi genome window above contains:
- a CDS encoding transketolase; this translates as MNTSKYDELEKFAAKLRKSIIIMNCHAGSGHPGGSLSCVEIISWLYCNEMNYCTENMNDPGRDRFILSKGHSCLSLYAALAEKGFFSKEEFKTLRHAGGMLQGHPDRLKTPGVEFNSGSLGQGFSFALGCALGAKRAGRKSRIYALLGDGELNEGQIWEGCMFAAHHNLDNMVAIVDYNKLQSDDLNTKITAIEPLNDKFKAFGWHVIEIDGHDFREISNAFTRARAMAGKPTMIIAHTVKGKGVSYMENVPKWHGSLCPTGKERECAMRECGCEELI
- a CDS encoding class I SAM-dependent methyltransferase, which codes for MHTGKTITPIILIQAASRAWSGAPDWCMNETNGRPVVALTMESALNQFPDADIRIVAPAFDKGGRLNDLPAIFPNKKISVYYGFDESPLDRMIAALDDTSDEALIIRVDGLHFGWLPEHAVDMLRIAAQDKLDCVKMPDDFPIQLTSDIYRLSSLKKASTMLSKLDDSGIYKVHPKFFMIKNTAKFKCARYLDHPPVSDEWLSRCREIAHDVYIEGRMAVSKKGIKAGDQLTFHYELALEYITPETVMLDCACGPGYGARMLADKATSVIAADIDEDTILKATAINKRDNLTFQTADATNLEFADNTFDAVTSFETVEHVDPAPYFKEMHRVLRAGGLLILSTPQNSRGHIPVNSQHLREFSIEEITALASAYFTVQQVIGIKQGRVIFPDDPKGQNTFMVCKKPE
- a CDS encoding PseG/SpsG family protein; protein product: MRKPVKIAFFCEGTPERGFGHVGRCLALSAAFREDHGSNCLFVFKGSESARSKICEAAFEVVEISDFESYVFSDEDAVVLDLLIPLADDFFANAKSRNVLICTIDDPTPNRLKSELAFYPPVPQVRDLSWKNFSGDLFCGWDYIPLRKEFSKITNLPPIISDKEKSSIPELLITAGGSDPAELTLKILHVLTSLNEPWHAKIVIGPMFKNLDKIKGIAVELGDRIKLVGNVESMSRLMSQSDLAIASFGMTAYELVACRTPQLLLCLTDDHASSASALHDTGAAISLGRYDLVTKQKLTETLLKFISDRNLRAKMVASAERLNIGRGAANIAEIIIKRLKSKRIGDIK
- a CDS encoding transketolase family protein, encoding MENMRDAFGKVLTELAGVRDDFVVLDADVAGGTGTYHFREAYPDRFIQCGIAEQNMFSMAAGLAESGIIPIVTCYAVFASMRALEQARNSIAYPEFNVKIAASHLGLDVGPDGATHQALEDIAIYRSIPKMSVVSPADPVELRAVMPYLLDTTGPLYLRTGRSPLPNVFDENTIFEHGKAQVLREGSDATIMAVGVMVHRAMKAAETLAKEGISCRVLNMSWLKPMDEAAVTKAAIETGAIVTCEDHNKYGGLGGAVMEIVCENAPVPVERVAVDDIFGASGEPEDLAKAYGLMPEDIVKAVRKVIKRKA
- a CDS encoding SDR family NAD(P)-dependent oxidoreductase gives rise to the protein MNRLENKIALVTGGGRGIGKAISAKLAENGAEVILTWVSDSKSADETVSAIIKNGGKGRALQLEVSDESSVNAVVADISEKEGRLDILVNNAGINNPTDFDKITSEDWDRILNVNLKGPFLCTQRCLELLKKSKAGSIINIGSVSGQYGGPRTAHYAASKAGLISLGQVAARFGAEWNIRCNTIAAGLIASEMAKAGLKDPAVQKAAESVIMKRFGATSEVADTVVYLASDDSSYITAQTISVNGGLYF
- a CDS encoding NTP transferase domain-containing protein, producing the protein MKAVILAAGIGSRLSRPFPKSLSVLPYGETILGRQVRILKDLGVKEIIIVVGFKMTLIMENFPEVYYRYNPNYYITNTSKSLLCAIEDLDDDVLWMNGDVVFDKAIIREILEIKDENFVCVDCKSCGEEEVKYTRDADGYINEISKLVKNAEGEAVGINMIRKKDLKTYADALRKCEEQDYFEKGIEIIIHDGIKIKPVDISDHKCIEVDFEEDWISAQENFQTRDNK
- a CDS encoding class I SAM-dependent methyltransferase, which produces MSDKKNWNDHEGTVLHSVDGFDVIDCKLCGFKHIIPIPSEDELRKIYKHDYHVKDKPLMLEHQLEDREWLDSINDARLETLEKILGRAGSFLDIGSGNGFLLSQAKNRGWTVKGIEPSDKAAEYSYSQGLDVDCAVFDQECANRLEKFDVVHLGDVMEHVPSPSAILNLCNHVLRSGGLIAIGVPNEYTPVQKILNEDMDVRPWWIAPPHHLNYFDKESLEGLLSRHGFTPCHSEVSFPMELFLLMGKNYLDDPKLGRDFHAMRKQLELNLTKSGNRAFLDKLYGCFAEAGIGRTMLVIAQKNFEQE
- a CDS encoding ATP-grasp domain-containing protein, with the translated sequence MKKVLIMIGAGIETIPAITKAKEMGIHVVATDLNPDAPGFAHADEAVIGCVYTPEKTVAALKKWAEKGVKPNGVMCVAVDAPHTVAAVAKMFGLRAVSTETAALATDKLAMKDCFKAKGIPIPWYSQISSGSELKEIFLERQETLVIKPVDSRGARGVLQLEYNLENMPDYDWAFNYSQNESPTNRVMVESYLDGPQVSTEGFVVGGKSYTPGFSDRNYEFLDKFAPHIIENGGQLPSFLPYDIQMAVKDLSGKAAIALGISHGVAKGDMVVHNGKPYVIEMAARLSGGYFCSHEIPWNTGVDFVGIAIRLAIGETPNPEEMIPFYQKGVAQRYLFPSEGIVTAIDGVDEAQEIEGIEMVEIRTEVGAVIPPTTNHPARAGVIIGVANTREEAVSAVEKAVNCIKITTEKS
- the pseF gene encoding pseudaminic acid cytidylyltransferase, producing MQIAIIPARGGSKRIPKKSIRPFLGKPLIAYAIEAARKSGFFDHIIVSTDSEEFAEVAIENGAEAPFLRPAKLADDFAATAPVIEHALGWVKENLGEPDRFCQFYANPFVTAENITGGYKLLREKKANCVLGVTEFAYPILRSFKINDQGGVEYAFPEYASSRSQDLPTFFHDAAQFYWHELTDIPEDRKAGLNLPYFLPRHMAVDIDTKEDWEIAERLYKAFVLNA
- a CDS encoding TIGR04372 family glycosyltransferase codes for the protein MKKKRLLIIGTAQQAYIQDYLAKVDLITTDVHLLVPERDRGAYGPQKVSYFSGIFHPLFLPLLKVMLTFRPDEAVVVCGMTYDHDNVVKAVSFYSSFKKLEVKFSVRNNEELAGKELHPSAPKEILKWIGLGTIALLIRVISPFKKIRVGEIYSVRLGHLAMDSEIYLSEVDAGYHDNCYDLFCFKDNKVANRTLANLFCKQMKVHRLNLYLLDAIRRFNLHAKHEIAMNTHIVASGRDADCVMQLTDNHIAFSPKQEKAGIENLRDLGLPPKKEHVCIFGRDSVFLSGSDPKKSDADMQEVRDMHIRTFKPSVEELLRMDYNVIRMGSAVKEPLEISHPNFLDYATSGKRTDFMDVYLSAKCKFFVGVQSGLMHIPMIFRVPCLSVNVVRLEIILFCSPEDLAIFKLLWSKTEKRILKVPEIIESGMSRWRVEKFANSDIEVIDNTEDEILEAVKEMHERVNGTWQISKEDLELQKKFHSQFKPSYLNSKFVTPISSYFLRKHEKELF